The following nucleotide sequence is from Podospora bellae-mahoneyi strain CBS 112042 chromosome 1 map unlocalized CBS112042p_1, whole genome shotgun sequence.
TGGTGGTCGCGGTGATTGttctggggttggtggcGTATAGTATTCACTTTTTGGCTTGGGATGGGAATGCGTTCATGTTGGCTGTGGTATGtttcttcaccccctcatcTTTATCTTCTATTTCCATCTTGTGTTATGTCGGGAGTGGGACTAAACATCTTTGGGTAGGCCATCATGACAATCCTCACCTCCATCTACCACCTCGTCGCCTGGTTCGGCGCCCCAGAAGCCTTCAACTACTGGGCCGTCCTCGCACTGgacatcctcctcattgTGATGTGGCTGGCTTCCTTCTCAGTCGTGGCGGCGCATATCGCTCCTTGGATGCAGTATTATGGTAGTTACCTCTATCTTACCTCGACATACGAGCAGGCTTGGTGGACTGGGTTGGCGGCTGCTAGTGGGATGGGTGGGCTTAACTTGTCAGTCTTTTTTCTAACCCCCCGCCATGGTTTGTATGCTAATAGAAACAGTGCCCTTCATGTGATTTCGTTGATCATCCACTCGATCAGACTCCATAGACACCGCAAGGAAGGCGGGCACTCCCAGGCGGGTGTGCCTTTTGGTCCTAAGCCTACTGTTGGAACGGTGCAAGTTCCtcaggggcagcagcaacagcagcagcagcagccggtgGTGTACCAGCAGGTTCCTCAGCAGCACTTCCAGCAGCAgtttcagcagcagccgcctgTTTATCAgcaaccgcagcagcaggtttATCAGCAGCAACCGGCGACTCAGGAGAAACAAGTGTATTCTCCgcagcctcagcaacctgTGCCGGTGCCGCAAGGGCAGTTTTATCAGCAGCAGTGAGGGTGTGCAATGTGAATGACCGGCTGATGATGTGATGGATTGGAGTTGAGTTAGACGCAAGGTCTGGGTGTTTGGTTCCTTGTGTGGTAGGGTAATGttgattgatgatggatACTTAACGATGGATATCATGATGTATGGGTATACCCGGGTGTTTTCGTTTCTATTAGGGCATCATGTACGTCGTCAGGATACCGGAGTAATATATTGGGCTGTATATATCATCAAGAAAAGACTGGAAACGCGTATGGTTTATAGTCAAATCAGCGGGCAGTTTGGATTTTGCTTTCGAAAGCCGAGTAATCAAGGCTCTCCGAGTTGAGCAAGGAGCAAGAATACCAATCTGACGCATCCGAAGATATTGAGATGGACGAGGATCCGCGGTTCCTGACAGAACAGCCTTGTCTCCAAGGCGAGAAGAACCCAGAACACCCTGGTGGCCGGGCTCGGAAGCGTTGCTGCGTTGGTCGGCTGCGTTCTTCCCACTCCCGGTTGGCCCTGGCAGAGGGCTTCTTAAGGGACTGAATGTAAATGTaggtgggagaagagagctaaagaagaaaaagatggGGTTTTCAGGTGGCGGTTGTAGTGAGTTGGAGGTTTTAGAAGGGGACAGAT
It contains:
- a CDS encoding uncharacterized protein (EggNog:ENOG503P7EB), which encodes MSTALRKPGREHFPIYPKGFIVLRILQLVVAVIVLGLVAYSIHFLAWDGNAFMLAVAIMTILTSIYHLVAWFGAPEAFNYWAVLALDILLIVMWLASFSVVAAHIAPWMQYYGSYLYLTSTYEQAWWTGLAAASGMVPFM